The proteins below come from a single Necator americanus strain Aroian chromosome V, whole genome shotgun sequence genomic window:
- a CDS encoding hypothetical protein (NECATOR_CHRV.G19910.T1), with protein MCTFSLLAKMTALFLCARLSSDRVPRGFCMILVAVTITSPQIKPQTLKLTEIPPNNLKHQLIRNRLYDTFCTAPNCIICPTGRPGDCLRSGVIYLISCTSCGDEYLGETARLYVRMKEHVNGKNRLREWTSLGAQRT; from the coding sequence ATGTGCACATTCTCCCTACTTGCAAAAATGACAGCATTGTTCTTGTGTGCTCGCCTTTCCTCTGATCGAGTGCCACGCGGGTTTTGCATGATATTGGTTGCCGTCACTATTACGTCACCCCAGATAAAACCTCAAACTTTGAAACTCACtgaaataccaccgaacaatttgaaacatcagctaattcggaatcgtttgtacgATACCTTCTGTACAGCACcaaactgtattatttgtcctaCAGGTAGACCAGGAGACTGTTTGAGATCCGGagtaatctacctgatttcttgcacgagctgtggcgacgagtatctcggtgaaacggcacgactGTATGTCCGCATGAAAGAGCACGTGAAcggcaagaataggttacgagaatggacaTCTTTAGGTGCCCAGAGAACATAA
- a CDS encoding hypothetical protein (NECATOR_CHRV.G19909.T2) translates to MGVLIYLLSCFYLATAYNYYWYDEPQTLPNRQAMVHLFEWKWTDIAAECESFLQHYGYGAVQISPPNEHISFVLNNDIPWYIRYQPVSYQLISRSGNEAQFKDMVNRCNKVGVRIIVDVVMNHMVGVSQKSGVDGKSGSGGSSFDGTDGVEQFPGVPYTKSDFNDYRCHRDIQGSDYQNSAQSVKNCRLVGLLDLDQSNAEVRSKLIAYLDQLIDYGVAGFRCDASKHMWPDDLMVILNGTKNLREDIFGLNQRPFVVHEVIDRGGEAVKCSDYIGIGRYTNFNFGAAVSSAAKGNSDWKLLSNLGPGYAYGNLEDHDVLNFIDNHDNQRDTSPYVVTYKDGDRYRMAVAYMLAWSYGYPRVMSSYYFSQHDQGPPNSGAGNGYATTSPTFNTDQTCNSASGWVCEHRWPTIREMTKFRSAVEGAAATEIFTDNQRIAFAREGKGFFALNGNDRSWSKNFPTTMPAGTYCDQYAGSLENGKCTRTTITVGQDGSAYLQIDSRNVIAFSLASRIGAAPNPTTVPKGYLKTVILLKKDTYQGQSLFIRGGVSHANNNVCSPGPYQQQNDKCAIPMVHNTSVPFAYIEYLSWSQGDNFLDFEGAEQNQGTHDGQVSFGTPLAYSTNNPSDYEYQPYNKYGTGYWLVQLLVDCSKSDQGWFELKGYASPSIGWEPNIAQSACTGKIGGSAPFQSVNHIAKCGAVNVFTWGSNDCVIDAI, encoded by the exons ATGGGTGTGTTAATTTACCTTTTATCATGCTTCTACTTGGCAACGGCTTATAACTATTACTG GTATGATGAACCGCAAACTCTACCAAATCGTCAAGCAATGGTGCATCTTTTCGAGTGGAAATGGACCGATATTGCAGCGGAATGCGAGAGTTTTTTGCAACATTACGGTTACGGAGCCGTGCAG ATTTCCCCTCCTAACGAGCACATTTCTTTTGTACTGAATAACGATATTCCGTGGTACATCAG ATATCAGCCCGTCAGTTACCAGCTTATCTCACGTAGTGGAAACGAGGCACAGTTCAAGGATATGGTCAATAGATGTAACAAAGTTGGCGTTAG AATCATTGTCGATGTTGTTATGAACCATATGGTAGGAGTTTCACAAAAATCTGGGGTAGatggaaaaagtggaagtgGTGGATCAAGCTTCGATGGAACAGACGGAGTGGAGCAATTTCCTGGA GTCCCTTACACCAAATCTGATTTCAACGATTACCGTTGTCACAGAGATATTCAAGGATCTGATTACCAGAATAGCGCACAATCG GTCAAAAATTGTCGTCTCGTTGGATTGCTTGATCTCGATCAGAGCAACGCAGAAGTACGGAGTAAACTCATCGCATATCTGGACCAACTCATCGATTATGGAGTTGCCGGGTTTAG GTGTGATGCCTCGAAACACATGTGGCCTGATGACCTAATGGTAATAttgaatggaacaaaaaacttGAGAGAAGAT atttttggcCTCAACCAACGCCCATTTGTCGTTCACGAAGTTATTGACAGAGGTGGTGAGGCGGTCAAATGCAGTGACTACATTGGAATTGGGAG GTATACGAACTTCAACTTCGGCGCTGCAGTGTCATCGGCAGCTAAAGGAAACAGCGACTGGAA GCTCCTGTCTAATCTTGGTCCCGGATATGCCTACGGTAATCTTGAGGATCATGATGTGTTGAATTTCATCGACAATCACGATAATCAGAGAGACACAAGTCCATATGTG gtAACGTACAAAGATGGCGATCGATATCGAATGGCCGTAGCGTATATGTTAGCCTGGTCTTATGGTTATCCAAGGGTGATGAGCAGCTACTATTTTAGTCAGCACGATCAAGGACCACCGAACTCAGGTGCAGGGAATGGATATGCG ACTACTTCACCAACGTTCAACACTGATCAAACATGCAATTCAGCATCAGGATGGGTTTGCGAGCATCGATGGCCAACTATAAG AGAGATGACTAAATTCCGATCCGCGGTGGAGGGTGCTGCTGCCACCGAG ATTTTCACTGATAATCAAAGAATCGCTTTTGCTCGTGaaggaaaaggattttttgcGTTAAATGGCAATGATCGCAGTTGGAGCAA aaatttcccgaCAACAATGCCAGCAGGAACTTACTGCGACCAGTATGCAGGCAGCTTGGAAAATGGCAAGTGTACTCGAACAACTATAACTGTCGGACAGGACg gaTCAGCATATCTACAAATAGACAGCAGGAATGTTATAGCCTTTTCGCTTGCTTCAAGAATCg GAGCAGCACCTAATCCTACTACAGTACCCAAAGGTTACCTCAAGACCGTGATTCTTCTCAAGAAAGACACGTATCAAGGTCAAAGTCTCTTTATTCGCGGAGGAGTCAGTCACGCTAATAATAATG TATGTTCTCCTGGACCTTATCAGCAGCAAAATGACAAATGTGCTATTCCAATGGTCCACAACACAAGTGTTCCATTCGCGTACATTGAATATCTTTCATGGAGTCAAGGCGATAACTTCCTAGATTTTGAAGGAGCCGAGCAGAACCAAG GAACCCATGATGGTCAAGTTTCATTTGGAACGCCACTAGCctactcaaccaacaatccATCAGACTACGAATACCAACCGTACAATAAATATGGTACTGGTTATTGGCTAGTGCAACTTCTAGTCGACTGTTCCAAAAGTGATCAAGGATGGTTTGAACTCAAG GGTTATGCATCACCATCCATTGGATGGGAGCCCAATATCGCTCAAAGCGCATGTACTGGAAAGATTGGCGGCTCGGCACCGTTTCAAAGTGTGAATCACATCGCAAAATGTGGTGCAGTTAATGTGTTTACATGGGGAAGCAATGATTGTGTCATAGACGCTATTTGA